The following proteins are encoded in a genomic region of Nicotiana sylvestris chromosome 4, ASM39365v2, whole genome shotgun sequence:
- the LOC138889259 gene encoding uncharacterized protein — MAYCRLLQGEVDHLLKQGYLTELFSEKGKQAYMKNKQEPPKPPSPKRTVNVISRAEEINGVTYTVANKVSKVTITHGKRVRHVLEEESITFDDADADGVLIPHNYALVISLLVHDINVKRVLIDPGSSMNIILLRVLHEMQAEDKLVPKAHTLFGFGNSSVVTKGEITLTTFAEGVVKDTKFQVVEMEMSYNMILGRPWIHEMDVVPSTLHQVIKFLSPWGIRQIRGDQQTSRSINSVVDSNTRNEEK, encoded by the coding sequence ATGGCATATTGCAGATTGCTACAAGGCGAAGTTGATCATCTATTAAAGCAAGGTTATCTCACTGAAttattcagtgagaaaggtaagcaagcatacatgaagaacaagcaggagccccctaaacctccttctcccaaaaggaccgTTAATGTTATAAGCAGGGCCGAAGAAATCAATGGTGTAACATACACAGTAGCCAATAAAGtttccaaagtcacaattacccacgggaagcgggtgcgacatgtcttagaggaagaaagcattacgtttgatgatgcagatgcggaTGGTGTGTTAATTCCACATAActatgcactggtaatatctctacttgtacatgatattaatgtgaaacgagttttgattgatccaggaagttccATGAACATTATTCTGCTGAGAGTACTGCACGAGATGCAAGCAGAAGATAAACtagtaccaaaggcgcatactttgTTTGGATTCGGCAATTCCAGTGTTGTGACGAAAGGGGAGATAACACTTACTACATTCGCAGAAGGggttgtcaaagatacaaagtttcaggtGGTAGAGATGGAGATGtcttacaatatgattctcgggagaccatggatacacgaaaTGGATGTCGTTCCATCTACCttacatcaagttatcaaatttttATCGCCATGGGGGATACGTCAAATCCGTGGGGATCAACAGACATCTAGGAGCATCAACTCTGTAGTAGATTCAAATACGAGAAACGaagagaaataa